One Niabella beijingensis DNA window includes the following coding sequences:
- a CDS encoding GH92 family glycosyl hydrolase: MNALRNLLFTGMICGMATGSVLSQQKDLVSYVNTLQGTNSAHELTRGNTYPTTALPFGMHTWTPQTGPNGDGWKYQYAKNKIRGFQQAHQCSSWTNDYAVFSFMPVIDNLVVNENDRATEFRHEKEIAHPHYYKVMLENAITTEMAPTERGVHLRFSFPKGHKSFLVLDGYTGLSGIEIHPAERMITGYVNNGRGFQKGWKSFFVIRFDQPFTTQGTWENKENTVQPGALNAEGQGKGAYLQFADGVTVQVKVASSYISAEQAARNLQGELGADKTLEQTKARAQKTWNEHLGRILVEGDSEEDKATFYSCFFRASLFSRKFYELDQDGKPYYFSPYDGTVHTGYMFTDTGFWDTFRAQFPLNALLHPTMHGRYVSALLDAQAQCGWLPSWSFPNEQGSMIGNHAISLLADAWVKGIHTFDPEKALEAYQHEANNKGPWGPANGRDGYKEYNSLGFVPYPKYREATAKTLEYAYDDFCGYALAKASGNEKYAKAFAEKMFNYKNVFNAATGFMLGRDENGNWKPDFDPVEWGGPYTEGNAWHWVWSVFHDIEGLKGLLGGDKAFTAKLDSVFSVPNTVKVGTYGGMIHEMTEMVMANMGQYAHGNQPIQHMVYLYNYANEPWKAQYHAREVMKRLYNATEDGYPGDEDQGQTSSWYVLSALGIYSVTPGTNEYVIGSPLFKKITLTLEDGKKFVIEAHNNAAKNVYIKKGKLNKKEYTRNFITYQDIVKGGHLYFEMSDVPAKERGLGAANQPFSVSRSPYR, encoded by the coding sequence ATGAATGCTTTGAGAAATTTATTGTTTACCGGCATGATCTGCGGAATGGCCACCGGTAGCGTTCTTTCGCAGCAGAAAGATCTCGTGTCGTATGTAAACACGTTGCAGGGTACCAATTCTGCACATGAACTGACAAGAGGGAATACCTATCCCACTACGGCCTTGCCTTTTGGTATGCATACCTGGACACCACAAACCGGGCCGAACGGGGACGGGTGGAAATACCAGTATGCAAAGAATAAAATAAGAGGTTTTCAACAGGCACACCAATGCAGCTCCTGGACGAACGACTATGCCGTATTCTCGTTCATGCCTGTAATTGATAACCTGGTGGTGAACGAGAACGACCGTGCCACGGAATTCCGGCATGAAAAGGAAATCGCTCACCCGCATTATTATAAGGTGATGCTGGAAAACGCCATCACAACGGAAATGGCGCCCACCGAAAGAGGCGTGCACCTGCGCTTCAGTTTTCCTAAAGGCCATAAAAGTTTCCTGGTGCTGGATGGGTATACCGGCTTAAGCGGAATTGAGATACATCCTGCTGAGAGAATGATCACGGGTTATGTGAATAACGGACGTGGTTTTCAGAAAGGGTGGAAAAGTTTTTTTGTGATCCGCTTCGATCAGCCCTTTACCACCCAGGGCACCTGGGAGAATAAGGAAAATACGGTGCAGCCCGGTGCGTTAAATGCAGAAGGGCAGGGCAAAGGTGCCTATCTTCAGTTTGCCGATGGTGTCACCGTGCAGGTAAAAGTGGCTTCTTCCTATATCAGTGCGGAGCAGGCAGCGCGCAACCTGCAAGGGGAACTGGGTGCGGATAAAACACTGGAACAAACAAAGGCCCGGGCGCAAAAGACCTGGAATGAGCACCTGGGCCGCATCCTGGTGGAGGGAGATTCCGAAGAAGATAAGGCAACCTTTTATTCCTGTTTTTTCCGGGCCAGCCTTTTTTCAAGAAAATTCTATGAGCTGGACCAGGATGGAAAGCCGTACTATTTCAGTCCCTATGACGGTACAGTGCATACCGGTTATATGTTCACCGATACCGGGTTCTGGGATACCTTCCGGGCACAGTTCCCGTTAAATGCCTTGCTGCACCCCACCATGCACGGGCGTTATGTAAGTGCCCTCCTGGATGCGCAGGCACAGTGCGGCTGGCTGCCATCCTGGTCGTTTCCCAACGAACAGGGAAGCATGATCGGTAATCATGCCATTTCATTGCTGGCAGATGCCTGGGTGAAAGGGATCCATACTTTTGATCCGGAAAAGGCATTGGAGGCCTATCAGCATGAAGCCAATAATAAAGGTCCCTGGGGGCCTGCCAACGGCAGAGATGGTTATAAGGAGTATAACAGCTTGGGCTTTGTGCCCTATCCGAAATACCGGGAGGCCACGGCCAAGACACTCGAATATGCTTATGATGATTTTTGCGGGTATGCACTTGCGAAAGCATCCGGTAATGAAAAATACGCTAAGGCATTTGCTGAGAAAATGTTCAACTATAAAAATGTTTTTAATGCTGCAACCGGATTTATGCTGGGCAGGGATGAGAACGGTAACTGGAAACCGGATTTTGATCCGGTGGAATGGGGTGGTCCTTATACCGAAGGCAATGCCTGGCACTGGGTATGGTCCGTATTTCATGATATCGAAGGGTTGAAGGGATTGCTGGGCGGCGACAAAGCATTCACCGCAAAACTGGATTCAGTTTTCAGTGTGCCCAATACCGTAAAAGTGGGCACTTATGGCGGTATGATCCATGAGATGACGGAAATGGTAATGGCCAACATGGGGCAGTATGCGCATGGCAACCAGCCCATACAGCATATGGTATACCTGTATAACTATGCCAATGAACCCTGGAAGGCGCAGTATCATGCACGTGAAGTGATGAAGCGCTTGTACAATGCAACAGAGGATGGTTACCCGGGCGATGAGGACCAGGGACAAACTTCATCCTGGTATGTGCTGAGCGCATTGGGGATCTACAGTGTTACACCGGGTACGAATGAATATGTGATCGGTAGCCCGTTGTTTAAGAAAATTACCCTGACGCTGGAAGACGGTAAGAAATTCGTCATCGAAGCGCATAATAATGCGGCTAAAAATGTGTACATCAAAAAAGGGAAGCTGAACAAAAAAGAATATACCAGAAATTTCATCACTTACCAGGATATCGTAAAAGGCGGTCATCTTTATTTTGAAATGAGTGATGTGCCGGCTAAAGAGCGCGGGCTGGGCGCGGCCAATCAGCCCTTTTCTGTGTCTCGCAGCCCCTACAGATAA
- a CDS encoding response regulator, which produces MDEWIREQKEPKPAVLLVDDNEEILDYLAGDLGMHYSVLKARDGVEALALLENELVQLIVSDVMMPQMDGFEFCEKLKSSVAYSHLPVILLTAKDTLQSKIQGLKTGADAYIEKPFSLEHLLVQIGNLLESRTRLKEFYARSPLAHINSMAYSKMDVEFLEQLHALIVRNLDDAGLDVEKLALGMNMSRPTLYRKIKSISGLAPYDIINLTRLKKAAALINEGNHRINEVAELVGYNSPSQFKRNFLKQFKMAPSEYIDKVSDTFNKKNRE; this is translated from the coding sequence ATGGACGAATGGATCCGGGAGCAAAAAGAGCCGAAACCTGCTGTATTACTGGTTGACGACAACGAAGAAATACTGGATTATCTTGCAGGTGACCTGGGTATGCACTACTCGGTACTGAAGGCCCGTGATGGTGTAGAGGCGCTGGCTTTACTTGAAAACGAGCTGGTACAGCTGATTGTCAGTGATGTGATGATGCCGCAGATGGACGGGTTTGAATTCTGTGAAAAATTAAAATCCAGTGTAGCGTACAGTCACCTGCCCGTTATTTTACTTACGGCAAAAGATACCCTGCAATCAAAGATCCAGGGACTGAAAACCGGTGCGGATGCCTATATTGAAAAGCCCTTTTCCCTGGAACATTTACTGGTACAGATCGGCAACCTGCTGGAGAGCCGTACACGGCTGAAGGAATTCTATGCCCGTTCGCCGCTGGCGCATATCAACAGCATGGCCTATTCAAAAATGGATGTGGAATTCCTGGAACAACTGCATGCCCTGATCGTACGCAACCTTGATGATGCCGGTCTGGATGTGGAGAAGCTGGCGCTGGGCATGAATATGAGCCGGCCCACGCTTTACCGCAAAATTAAATCCATCTCCGGCCTGGCGCCTTACGATATCATCAACCTTACGCGTTTGAAAAAAGCAGCGGCGCTGATCAATGAAGGCAATCACCGGATCAATGAAGTGGCGGAGCTGGTGGGGTATAATTCGCCCAGTCAGTTTAAACGGAATTTTCTCAAACAATTTAAAATGGCGCCCTCGGAGTATATTGACAAGGTATCGGATACTTTCAATAAAAAGAACAGGGAGTAA
- a CDS encoding AI-2E family transporter has translation MNPSLSFLVRLSLVLFCIIAMGYLLMLGHTLFAPMFFSFLMALLFLPVAVFFERKCRFKRSLATTVVVLLMILIFAGVIAFFSTEARSFTEDWPQLRQNGLQAFYHTQDWISSKFHINAKKQWNYINQGAEKLVAQSALILGTTLTTVSSSLIFLGFTILFTFFILNYRRVLYVFLISVFAEAHKNRVEGIVKRVKSIIKKYIIGLLIQMLIVSVMLMLLLSLLGVKYPILLGFMGGIFNVIPYLGIIIVLLFSCLITFATVGSGKVLLVVIAFIIVHAIDSNVVMPLVVGSKVKLNPMIAFIGIIIGEMLWGISGMFLCIPFLAILKIIFDRVEGLHAWGMLMGEEGELDSGKRRILLARARNKR, from the coding sequence ATGAATCCATCACTCTCTTTTCTGGTACGGTTGTCCCTCGTCCTTTTTTGTATCATTGCCATGGGCTATCTGCTGATGCTGGGGCATACCTTGTTTGCCCCGATGTTCTTTTCTTTTCTAATGGCCCTGTTATTTTTACCTGTTGCCGTTTTTTTTGAACGGAAATGCCGGTTCAAACGAAGCCTGGCCACTACAGTGGTGGTATTACTTATGATACTGATCTTTGCCGGCGTTATTGCTTTTTTCAGTACCGAGGCGCGGTCGTTTACCGAAGACTGGCCGCAACTCAGGCAGAACGGTCTGCAGGCATTCTACCATACCCAGGACTGGATCAGCTCAAAGTTTCACATCAATGCCAAAAAACAATGGAATTATATCAACCAGGGTGCTGAAAAGCTGGTGGCTCAAAGTGCACTGATCCTGGGCACAACCCTGACCACTGTATCCTCCAGCCTTATATTTTTGGGATTCACCATACTTTTTACATTTTTTATCCTCAACTACCGCCGGGTGCTGTATGTTTTCCTGATCTCTGTTTTCGCCGAAGCACATAAGAACCGGGTGGAGGGGATCGTAAAGCGTGTAAAATCGATCATAAAAAAATACATTATCGGGTTGCTGATCCAGATGCTGATCGTTTCTGTAATGCTGATGCTGTTATTGTCTTTATTGGGTGTTAAATACCCCATTTTGCTGGGATTTATGGGCGGGATCTTTAACGTGATCCCTTATCTGGGGATCATCATCGTATTACTGTTCAGCTGCCTGATCACCTTTGCCACGGTAGGCAGTGGAAAAGTGTTGCTGGTAGTGATAGCGTTTATCATTGTACATGCGATCGACAGCAATGTCGTAATGCCGCTGGTGGTAGGTTCCAAGGTAAAGCTGAACCCGATGATCGCGTTTATAGGGATCATTATAGGTGAGATGCTCTGGGGGATATCAGGTATGTTTCTCTGTATCCCGTTCCTTGCCATCCTCAAGATCATTTTTGACCGGGTAGAGGGATTGCATGCCTGGGGAATGCTGATGGGGGAAGAAGGTGAGCTCGACAGCGGAAAGCGGCGCATCCTGCTGGCAAGGGCCCGGAACAAAAGATAA
- a CDS encoding beta-L-arabinofuranosidase domain-containing protein produces the protein MTCKKYRILKALCCLWIAIVFYNSSQAQETDEALYRNNRAPLKQLQFLELPLGAIAPEGWLKEKLISQKNGATGKLDELYPLVMGKRNGWLGGDGDQWERGPYWIDGLLPLAYLLKDKALIAKVKPWVEWSLNSLQPNGYFGPAKDYPGEPGIQRDNSQDWWPKMVMLKVLKQYYAATGDKRVIKLMTEYFRYQLKTLPEKPLDHWTFWARYRAGDNLMVVLWLYNITGDAFLLNLADLIHKQTFNYTHEFLYTDLLSRPGSIHCVNLAQGIKEPVVYYQRKPEQPFLDAVEKGFADLRKYNGLANGLFGGDEALHGNDPAFGSEFCTAVEMMFSLESILNVTGDVKYADQLEKIAFNALPAQIDAQFLNRQYYQQTNQVMVTRHMRNFSVDHDGADICFGLLTGYACCTSNMHQGWPKFTQNLWYATADKGLAALVYAPSAVTAKVADGTEVSFKEQTQYPFEETIRFSLETKSKKPLRFPFHLRIPAWCDAAVVKINGALHSQAKGDTILKIDRDWKSGDVVTLELPMRIKKNRWQQNSVSIERGPLTYALKIGEQAKEITNTKDPVENGDTYWEIRPTTPWNYGLPDFSEEKLNEQFKVEQHSAEGKDPWSLASVPLSITAKGKRFARWQLYNESAGPLPYSVTYGLHLGDEEPITLVPYGVTRLRVAQFPVY, from the coding sequence ATGACTTGCAAAAAATACAGGATACTAAAGGCGCTATGTTGTCTGTGGATCGCAATCGTTTTTTATAACAGCTCGCAGGCACAGGAAACGGATGAGGCGCTTTACCGGAATAACCGCGCACCGCTGAAGCAATTACAGTTCCTGGAGCTGCCATTGGGTGCTATTGCGCCGGAGGGCTGGCTGAAGGAGAAGCTGATCAGCCAGAAGAACGGTGCCACCGGGAAGCTGGATGAACTGTATCCTCTCGTAATGGGCAAACGCAACGGCTGGCTGGGGGGCGACGGTGATCAATGGGAACGCGGGCCTTACTGGATCGACGGACTGCTGCCCCTGGCCTATCTTTTAAAAGACAAAGCGCTGATTGCAAAAGTAAAACCCTGGGTGGAATGGTCGCTGAACAGCCTGCAACCCAATGGCTACTTTGGTCCTGCAAAGGATTATCCCGGCGAGCCGGGGATCCAGCGGGATAACAGTCAGGACTGGTGGCCCAAGATGGTGATGCTGAAAGTGCTGAAACAATACTATGCCGCAACCGGTGATAAACGCGTGATCAAACTGATGACGGAGTATTTCCGCTACCAGCTGAAGACCCTTCCGGAAAAGCCGCTGGACCACTGGACCTTCTGGGCCCGGTACCGTGCCGGCGACAACCTGATGGTAGTGCTTTGGCTCTATAATATTACAGGCGATGCATTCCTGCTGAACCTGGCGGACCTGATCCATAAACAAACCTTCAACTATACCCATGAGTTTTTATATACCGACCTGCTGAGCCGCCCGGGCAGTATTCACTGTGTAAACCTGGCACAGGGGATCAAGGAGCCGGTAGTGTATTACCAGCGTAAACCGGAACAACCATTCCTCGATGCTGTTGAAAAAGGGTTTGCCGATCTGCGCAAATACAATGGTTTGGCCAATGGCCTGTTTGGCGGAGATGAAGCATTGCATGGTAATGATCCGGCTTTTGGTTCGGAATTTTGCACGGCCGTGGAAATGATGTTCTCACTGGAAAGTATACTGAACGTGACCGGCGATGTAAAATATGCCGATCAGCTCGAAAAGATCGCCTTCAATGCATTGCCGGCGCAGATCGATGCGCAGTTCCTCAACCGGCAATACTATCAGCAAACCAACCAGGTGATGGTCACCCGGCACATGCGCAACTTCAGTGTGGACCATGACGGTGCTGATATCTGTTTTGGCCTGCTTACCGGCTATGCCTGCTGTACATCCAATATGCACCAGGGCTGGCCCAAGTTTACACAAAACCTCTGGTATGCCACTGCCGATAAAGGCCTGGCTGCGTTGGTATACGCACCCTCTGCGGTAACCGCAAAAGTTGCAGATGGCACAGAAGTGAGCTTTAAAGAACAGACCCAATACCCGTTTGAGGAAACGATCCGCTTTTCGCTGGAAACAAAATCAAAAAAGCCGCTTCGTTTTCCGTTTCACCTGCGCATACCCGCCTGGTGCGATGCTGCCGTGGTTAAAATAAACGGCGCTCTTCACAGTCAGGCAAAAGGTGATACCATCTTAAAAATAGACCGGGACTGGAAAAGCGGAGATGTGGTGACGCTGGAACTGCCGATGCGCATTAAGAAGAACCGCTGGCAGCAGAATTCCGTGTCCATTGAGCGGGGACCGCTGACCTATGCATTAAAAATAGGAGAGCAGGCAAAAGAAATTACCAATACAAAAGACCCGGTGGAGAACGGCGATACCTATTGGGAAATACGCCCCACCACGCCCTGGAATTACGGATTGCCCGATTTTTCTGAAGAAAAGCTGAATGAGCAGTTTAAAGTGGAACAACACTCCGCTGAAGGCAAGGATCCCTGGTCGCTTGCTTCCGTGCCGTTGTCCATCACCGCAAAGGGAAAACGCTTTGCGCGCTGGCAATTGTATAATGAGTCCGCCGGACCATTGCCTTATAGTGTCACGTACGGACTGCACCTCGGGGATGAGGAGCCGATCACGCTTGTTCCATATGGGGTGACACGATTAAGAGTGGCACAGTTTCCTGTGTACTGA
- a CDS encoding glutaminase family protein, producing the protein MVHFFLQQSRRMLLGLALFLTLKQSSGQEQQAPAYPLITHTPYFSIWSHSDKLNESVTTHWSGTEQSLVGVIKVDDQFYRFLGKEPESFAVVLPASDEQSYNVQYTEQEPAQGWDAPDFNDNAWKTGAAPFSDDKKIANTFWDTDDLWVRRTFDLNELPSDDLFLKINHDDNIDIYLNGVLVYHKTGWVNRMTYLPLDKELKTNLKKGKNILAVHLRNTAGGRHLDLGISRKVPSPQSERLLLAKQEQVKLTAMQTVYRFTAGGVALDVNFTSPLLLKEVDLMARPVSYITYTVKSNDGKQHDVKIYLGASSNIAVNEASQEVEAKTANNGTLKLLQAGTTSQPVLAKKGDDLRIDWGYFYVGAPGEGTTQYISTSQQEGISGLMNNRLSGSAGTKGKSLVLNTVLDLGKTGAAAKERFMLLGYDEIYSIQYFHTNLRPWWNRTGGKSFTAEMNKAAADYKPVMKKVNDFDKVVHDDALNAGGAVYAKLCELVYRQSIAAHAVVESPQKELLFLSKENFSNGSINTVDLTYPSAPLYLLYNTALQKGMMSGIFYYSESGKWTKPFAAHDLGTYPLANGQTYGEDMPVEEAGNMLILMAAIAKVDGNATFAKKHWKTLTTWAGYLAKEGFDPANQLCTDDFAGHMARNVNLSAKAIMALRSYAMLAEMLGETTTAKKYIALVKPMIPKWMELANDGDHYTLAFEKKGTWSQKYNLVWDKVLNFNLFPQSLYDTEIRYYLSHQQRYGLPLDSRKTYTKSDWIMWTATMTDNRNDFEKFIEPLYRYATETTSRVPISDWHETTDGKQVGFQARSVVGGYFMKAFDRKLNKR; encoded by the coding sequence ATGGTTCATTTTTTTCTTCAGCAAAGCCGGCGGATGCTTCTGGGGCTGGCACTATTTTTAACCTTAAAACAGAGTAGCGGGCAGGAGCAGCAGGCCCCCGCTTATCCGCTTATCACGCATACGCCCTACTTCAGCATCTGGAGTCATTCCGACAAACTGAATGAATCGGTGACCACACATTGGTCAGGCACCGAGCAGTCGCTGGTGGGAGTTATAAAAGTAGATGATCAGTTCTACCGCTTCCTGGGTAAAGAGCCGGAATCCTTTGCGGTGGTATTGCCCGCCAGCGATGAGCAATCATACAATGTGCAGTATACCGAACAGGAACCTGCACAAGGCTGGGATGCCCCGGACTTTAACGATAACGCCTGGAAAACCGGTGCTGCGCCCTTTTCGGACGATAAGAAGATCGCAAATACCTTCTGGGATACGGACGACCTGTGGGTAAGAAGAACCTTTGACCTGAACGAGTTACCTTCGGATGATCTTTTCCTGAAGATCAACCATGATGACAATATCGATATTTATCTGAACGGGGTACTGGTCTATCACAAAACCGGCTGGGTAAACCGGATGACCTACCTGCCGCTGGACAAAGAACTGAAGACGAACCTGAAAAAAGGAAAGAATATCCTGGCGGTGCACCTGCGCAATACCGCCGGAGGACGCCACCTGGATCTGGGTATCTCAAGAAAAGTGCCATCACCGCAGTCCGAACGGCTTTTACTGGCAAAGCAGGAACAGGTAAAGCTTACAGCAATGCAAACGGTTTACCGTTTTACAGCCGGCGGGGTGGCACTGGATGTGAATTTTACATCGCCGCTGCTGCTGAAGGAGGTCGACCTGATGGCGCGCCCGGTATCTTATATTACGTATACGGTGAAATCAAACGACGGCAAACAGCATGATGTAAAGATCTATCTGGGTGCTTCCTCCAATATTGCTGTTAATGAGGCTTCCCAGGAAGTGGAAGCAAAGACCGCTAACAATGGTACACTGAAGCTGCTGCAGGCGGGAACAACAAGTCAGCCGGTGCTGGCAAAAAAAGGCGACGACCTGCGCATCGACTGGGGCTATTTTTATGTAGGTGCGCCCGGCGAAGGTACCACGCAATATATTTCAACCAGTCAGCAGGAAGGCATATCGGGTTTAATGAACAACCGGCTGTCCGGATCCGCCGGCACAAAAGGCAAAAGCCTGGTGTTAAATACCGTACTGGATCTGGGTAAAACAGGTGCCGCTGCCAAGGAACGTTTCATGTTACTGGGGTATGATGAGATCTACTCCATCCAGTATTTTCATACCAATCTGCGGCCGTGGTGGAACCGGACAGGCGGAAAAAGCTTTACGGCAGAAATGAATAAAGCTGCGGCTGATTACAAACCGGTCATGAAAAAGGTGAACGACTTTGATAAAGTAGTCCATGATGATGCATTGAATGCCGGTGGGGCCGTCTATGCAAAACTTTGTGAGCTGGTGTACCGCCAGAGCATTGCCGCACATGCAGTAGTGGAAAGTCCGCAGAAAGAACTGTTGTTCCTTTCCAAAGAAAACTTCAGCAACGGATCGATCAATACCGTGGACCTTACCTATCCTTCGGCGCCCTTATACCTCCTGTACAATACGGCATTACAGAAAGGGATGATGAGCGGGATTTTTTATTACAGCGAAAGCGGCAAATGGACCAAGCCCTTTGCGGCACATGACCTGGGTACCTATCCGCTGGCGAACGGGCAGACCTACGGGGAGGACATGCCGGTGGAAGAAGCGGGGAATATGCTCATCCTGATGGCAGCGATCGCCAAGGTGGATGGCAATGCCACATTCGCAAAAAAACACTGGAAGACGCTCACCACCTGGGCCGGTTACCTGGCCAAAGAAGGATTTGACCCGGCCAACCAGCTGTGTACCGATGACTTTGCAGGACATATGGCGCGGAATGTCAATCTTTCTGCAAAGGCCATCATGGCCCTGCGCAGTTATGCAATGCTGGCCGAAATGCTGGGCGAGACTACTACCGCAAAAAAATACATAGCACTGGTAAAGCCAATGATACCCAAATGGATGGAGCTGGCGAATGATGGAGATCATTATACCCTGGCCTTTGAGAAAAAAGGTACCTGGAGCCAGAAGTATAACCTGGTTTGGGATAAGGTTTTGAACTTTAACTTATTTCCGCAATCGCTGTATGATACGGAGATCCGTTATTACCTTTCGCACCAGCAGCGCTACGGGTTGCCGCTGGATTCGCGGAAGACCTATACCAAATCCGACTGGATCATGTGGACGGCCACAATGACGGACAACCGTAATGATTTTGAAAAATTCATTGAGCCGTTGTACCGGTATGCCACTGAGACCACGAGTCGTGTGCCGATCAGCGACTGGCATGAAACAACGGATGGCAAACAGGTAGGTTTCCAGGCACGGAGCGTTGTAGGGGGCTATTTTATGAAAGCCTTTGACCGCAAACTGAACAAACGATAA